GAGAACGAAACGACAGGGTGTACCGCACCAATGCCATCCGCAATGACGCCCCGCGTCTCCGTCGTCATACCGGCGTTCAACGCCCTTTCCACGATCGATTTCGCGGTTTTCAGCGCCCTGCGGCAGGAAGACGTCGCCGTCGAGATCATCATTGCCAGTGACGACCACATCGACTATCTGGCACAGCTTGCCCGTCAAGGGGTCGAGGACGAGCGGCTGCGCATGATCCGGACGCCGACCATGCGGTCCGGCGCGGGCATTGCCCGCACCGCGGCGGCACGCGAAGCCACCGGCGATTTCATCGCGACACTGGATGCCGACGACGCCTTTGCGCCCGGCCGTCTGGCCAAACTGGTTGCCCTGGCCGCAAAGGGTGGGGCCGCCGTCGACAACACGGCCATGACCAGCACCGACGGCAGCCTCATCCGCACGGCGTTTTCAGTCGACAGCGACGACCGCACCCTGACCACCTACGATCTGCTGTCGCCGCGCATCCCGTTCGCCCCGGTCTTTCACCGCAGCCTGCTGGGCGACGGCTGGCCCGATCTTCCATTCGCCGAGGACGTCGTCTTCAATCTGACGCTACTGGCCAAGGCCACCGATATGCGGATCCTGTTGGAGCCGGGGTACCTCTATGCCCATCGGCCGGGCTCTCTGTCACATTCGGCCGACACCCCCAACCGGGCCCACGATGCCTATGAAATGATCCTGAACCGGCTCGACCATGACGCCTTCGGCCTTCCCCGAAAAATGGCAGCAGCCGCGCGGCGCCAGTTCTCCGACGATATGCGCACCAATACGGTGTTCGCGTCGAAAATGTCGTCGGGAGAGGTGCGCGATCTGGCCGATTTTCTGTCGCTGGGCAACCGTGTGACGCCATGACCTCATTGCTGCCCGGCGCCGTCAATGCACAGACCGTCAGCCTTTCCGACATCGAGGTGGAAGCCGAAGTCGGCATCGCGGATTGGGAGCGGACACCGGGCAAATCGCAGCGGCTGATCGTGGATGTCGAAATGGCAGCTGCGCTTGATCGATTCAGCGGCACGGTGATTGGCGATTGTTTCGACTACGACCGCATTTATCGATACGTCACCGGCGACTGGTGCCGGCAGCCACATACCGACCTTCTGGAAACGCTGGCCGAGTCGCTGGTCCAGTTCTGCCTTGAAGATCAGCGTGTTGAAGCCTGCCGCGTGCGTATCCGCAAGCCTCATGTCTATAACGGCCGCGCCGTACCGGTGGTCGAGTTCGTTCGCTTCCGGCCAGGGATTGCGGCATAATGGTGGCCGAATCATGGTGACGAAATGGCGCAGTCAACCCGGATATTCACAATAATATCATAACCTTATCAGCGATAATTGATGTAATATACTAACGAATCCGGACTGCGGTCGATCAATCGGCAGGCGGCGGGCCACAGCAACAGTATGGGGGATGGCAGATATGGTGAAATGTGCGTCCATTTTCGCAGCCCTGGTCAGCGCCCTGGCGATGACGACGGCCAATCCCCCGCCGGCCCAGGCGACGACTCCCTGCTGCGCCGTTGATGACGACACGGCCGCCAAAGGCACCCAGCCCGACACTGGCCCGGACTTTGGCGACACGCTGCCACCCCTGCATATTCCGACATTGGTCGGGGCGCTGGAAGACATCGGTCTGGTCGACCCGGTGCTGGTCGGTCAGGATCCGGCCGCAGCCACCCTGACATTCGCCGCCAGCAGGCCCGACCAGACGGTACCCCAGCAATCGATGACGGTTTTCATCGACGTCGACATCACCACCGGACTGCTGATCGAACGGTCCGCCTGACACAATCGGCCGGTTCGCCTAAAAAGTGACGTGGGTCCGCCTTACGGCGTTGACCGGCGCTGTCCGATTCCCTATGGTCCGCGCGATCCATCTCCGGACCACCTCCGGGCGACCGCTTAGCTCAGCCGGTAGAGCAACTGACTTTTAATCAGTAGGTCCAGGGTTCGAGTCCCTGAGCGGTCACCATCCCCGATATTGTCCGACCCGGAGAGATGGGTAACACCCTCGTGCCGAACGGGCTGTCGATCGTCTGCAGGGTCCTCTACTCCCCTTTTGATTTGTTTCGGATCGATATATCCGGATCATGGTGCATCGATCTTACCCGCCAAATGCCATCAGACCATGAATTGAACATGTCTGTATCGGAGAATTCCAACATCCTACATCGCATCTGCGAGGATACCTTGTTCCAACATCGCAGGAATGCCATATAGCGCGCAGAAGGGCGAACGGCTCTTCGGGGCGCGCGGCGCCCGCGCGACGTTCAATTTGGGAGTTTCCGGCAATGGGCCTTCGCATCAACGACACCGCACCCGACTTCACCGCCGAAACCACGCACGGCACCATCAATTTTTACGAGTGGATCGGCGACGGCTGGGCGGTGCTATTCTCGCATCCCAAGAATTTCACGCCCGTCTGCACGACCGAGCTTGGCACGATGGCGGGAATGGAGAGCGAGTTCAAGAAGCGCAACGTCAAGATCATCGGCATATCCGTCGATCCGGTCGAAAGCCACGAAAAATGGGGCCAGGATATCCAGACGGCGACGGGGCATAGCGTCAAGTACCCACTGATTGGTGACAAGGACCTGAGCGTCGCAAAGCTTTACGACATGCTGCCGGCTGAAGTGGGCGACAGTTCCGACGGCCGCACCCCGGCTGACAACGCCACCGTCCGGTCGGTGTTCGTGATCGGTCCGGACAAGAAGATCAAGCTGGTCCTGACCTATCCAATGACGACCGGACGGAACTTCGACGAAATTCTGCGCGCCATCGATTCGATGCAGCTGACCGCCAGGCATCAGGTCGCAACGCCGGCGAACTGGAAGAG
This region of Fodinicurvata sp. EGI_FJ10296 genomic DNA includes:
- a CDS encoding glycosyltransferase family 2 protein — encoded protein: MPSAMTPRVSVVIPAFNALSTIDFAVFSALRQEDVAVEIIIASDDHIDYLAQLARQGVEDERLRMIRTPTMRSGAGIARTAAAREATGDFIATLDADDAFAPGRLAKLVALAAKGGAAVDNTAMTSTDGSLIRTAFSVDSDDRTLTTYDLLSPRIPFAPVFHRSLLGDGWPDLPFAEDVVFNLTLLAKATDMRILLEPGYLYAHRPGSLSHSADTPNRAHDAYEMILNRLDHDAFGLPRKMAAAARRQFSDDMRTNTVFASKMSSGEVRDLADFLSLGNRVTP
- a CDS encoding dihydroneopterin aldolase, which translates into the protein MTSLLPGAVNAQTVSLSDIEVEAEVGIADWERTPGKSQRLIVDVEMAAALDRFSGTVIGDCFDYDRIYRYVTGDWCRQPHTDLLETLAESLVQFCLEDQRVEACRVRIRKPHVYNGRAVPVVEFVRFRPGIAA
- a CDS encoding peroxiredoxin; amino-acid sequence: MGLRINDTAPDFTAETTHGTINFYEWIGDGWAVLFSHPKNFTPVCTTELGTMAGMESEFKKRNVKIIGISVDPVESHEKWGQDIQTATGHSVKYPLIGDKDLSVAKLYDMLPAEVGDSSDGRTPADNATVRSVFVIGPDKKIKLVLTYPMTTGRNFDEILRAIDSMQLTARHQVATPANWKSGEDVIITPAVSNEDATKRFGSYDTVLPYLRKTKQPSA